TTGCCAGACTCCCGCACCAACCGGACTGCCTCCGCTCGAAACTCCTTCGCATACGGTGGGCGTGTCTTCCCCACGGTGGACTCCTCTCTGGGGTCTTGACCCCCTAACGATAGGGTGTCCACCAAACCGGGTCAACTCCACTCTTCCGTCCGGTCCGCATTCACAAACAGCACCCGTGGGCGCTCCAGGTCTGCGACGATCGTCAGGTAGCGGTGGCCCTTGGTGATCGCCTTCTCGTCCACCCCCAGGCGTGGGCGGATCTCCACCGTGCGCCGCGCCAGCCCGCGGGCAACTGCCCGGGCCTTGATCCCCCACGCTTCGTCCCAGCTGATGCGCAGCAGGCCCGTCGCCCCGGTGACCGAGCACTCCCGTAGCAGGTCGATGGCGAGTCGCTCAAAGAGCATCGTGAACTGGCTGCCCGGCTCCGCCCACGGAATCGCGATCTGTTTGACGCCATGCTGGGGACACTGCACGCGGGGGATCTCGGCTTCAATCCACGTTTGCAGCTGACACGTGTCCAGGTGCCGCCACCGCCGCGGCTTGCGATCATACCCCGGCGAGCGCGTCTGACACTCCGGACACGGGAACGGGCCAGGCCCGGGGTCCACCTTCACCGTGACCTGCTCGCCTTTGACGTCGATGTCCACGGCCACCACCTTCCACGGTGGGGTGAGGCCCAGGATCGTCGCGTACAACTCCACGTCGCGCATCGCTCTGCCCCCTTCTATGTCATAGTGCGTGTCGAATAGTAGTGCTCAAGGGTGCCACTCCTGGGGAGAAGATCATATCCCCCTTGCGGCTCGACCGCCTCAGAGAGACTATCTCTCCCCGGGAGCGGCGCGGCGTCAGACCACCGATAGGGAGACGCGTCCCGAACGCCGTTGCAATAGAAGGCTGTGGCGCCGCCGCGCATGGCTCCCCCAGACGTTGGTCGGGAGGTGAGAGCTGGTGTTGTTGGTCGGGATCGATTGGGCGGATGCGGAACACGTCTACTGCTTCATGGACGATACGGGGACGACGCTGGCATCGGGGACCGTCGCCCACACCGCGGAAGAGCTGGAGCGGTTCATGGCCCTCATCCATGCACGCGTCCCGAACCCGCAAGAGGTCGCCGTCGCGCTGGAAACGTCCCAAGGCCCCCTCGTTGGCGCGCTGCTGGACCAGGGATTCACGATCTATGCGATTAATCCCAAGGCCGTCGATCGCCACCGCGAGCGCTTTCGGGTCGCCGGTGCCAAGTCGGATCTGCGGGACGCCTGGGTTCTCGCCACGCTCCTCCGCACGGATCGAGCTCTGTACCGCCCTCTCCACCCGGACTCCGAGATCGCCCAGGAATTACGGACGCTCACCCGGGACCGCGCGGAGCTCGTCCGCACCAAGACGATGCTGAGTAATCAGCTCACCGCGTGTCTGAAAGCCTATTTCCCGGAGTTTCTGACCCTGTTTCCCGATCCCGACCGGCCCGTGGCGCTGGCGGTGCTCGACGCCTTCCCGACCCGCGAGACCCTGCGCATGGTCTCGCGGAAGCGGCTGGAGGCCTTCCTGCGAAGGCACCACTCCCCGGGGAATGCCGCGAAAGCCGACCGGATTCACGCCGCCATGCAGACGCGGGGCTTTCAAATTGCCCCGGTCATCGTGCGCACCAAGGCCCGCTTGGCCCGCACTTTCGCCCAGCAGGCGCGCACCCTCACCGCGCAACTGGACGCCTACGATCGGGAGATTCAACGGATATTGCAACTCCATCCTGACGGCGAGCTCTACCGCAGCTTGCCTGGCGCTGGTGACTGTCTCGCCGCCAGGATGGTCGGGGAACTGGGCGACAATCGCGACCGGTATCGCGAGGCTGCCGTCGCCCAATGCGAGGCCGGCACCGCGCCCGTGACCCGGGCCAGCGGGACCGCCCGCATCGTCCGGGTTCGGCGCGCCTGCATTCATCCCTTGCGCGCCACGCTGTGGCAGTTCGCCTTCTGTAGCCTGCGGCGCTGCCCGTGGGCGCAGATCTATTACACGCGCGTACGGGCCCGCGGGAAGAAGCACGCCGAGGCGATTCGCATGCTCAGCAATGTCTGGCTGCGCATCATCATCGCCATGCGTCGTGACCACCGCATCTACGACGAAGCTCGGTTCCTCAACGCCCGCGCGGCTCATTTGTCACTCGCCTCTTGACATAGGGAGTCTCTCTGGGCATGAGCATAGCGCATCCTGCTTCATTCACCCACACGAAAGCCGGAAGAGCCCTTAATGTAAGGGTCACTTTTATCCCGGCGTTGACACCACCTGGTGGCGGCTACACACCTCGCTCACTGTCTGGCCGGTCTTGCGCGCCTCGTCCAGAATCTGCAGCTTCTCCTCGGCCGTCCACCGTCGCTGCGTTGCGTCCCCCATGCCACCGCACCCCCTGTCCCATAGATTCGACCTCCTCTCGGTCGGTTCCGGGAAGTGCGGGACCTCTCACTCAATTTCTGGCCGTTTTGTCCGAATACGATCTGAGCAATACAAGTTCGATGCGCTTGATGTGCTGCGTTCGCTTGCCCTATCGGACGAAGCTATCGAGCACTACCGGCTTTTCGCCCGAAAGAGGCGGAAGCTCCCGCACGAGCTTGTATGCGACAACGTCGAGAGCACTGTCGGGGTCGCGTTCGTTTTGTGGTCGGTCCGGGGGCGTCCCGCGTAGCGAGGAGAAGCCGCCATCTTCACGTGTTCGCGTCTGACCGCATCGCGTTTCCACGGGCGGCCTCCGCGTCTTCGAACGCGCCCAGGGGAGTTGGTGCGATCCCTTCCGCAATCGTGAGAGTCGAGGGCCCTCCAGACCGAACGACGCGCCAGGTGTAGGTACGCTCCGCCTGGTCGAGGAAGATCGCGTAGGCGAACCCACCCTGATACTTCGTGTCGATCGGCGTCGGCATGACGTCACCCTCTCCGTGGCTCCGTTGTTCGCCGTCGCTGTTGGCTTCTCATTTGCGCCATCGTGACCGATTGGGAAGGCATGCTGGCATACCCCTACAGCGGCCCATCGAGGTTTGCCCAGATTCCTTGCGATCAGGCTCTCAGGGCCGAGTCGGCCCGCTCGGGAGCAATTTGTCAAACACGTCGGCGATCTCCAGGAAGACCTCGACGACCCGAGGGTCAAAGTGAGAACCCGCCTGCTCACGGATGTGCGCTAGCGCCCGGTCCCGTCCCCACGCGGGACGGTAGGGACGATCCGAGCGCAGGG
This region of bacterium genomic DNA includes:
- a CDS encoding helix-turn-helix domain-containing protein → MRDVELYATILGLTPPWKVVAVDIDVKGEQVTVKVDPGPGPFPCPECQTRSPGYDRKPRRWRHLDTCQLQTWIEAEIPRVQCPQHGVKQIAIPWAEPGSQFTMLFERLAIDLLRECSVTGATGLLRISWDEAWGIKARAVARGLARRTVEIRPRLGVDEKAITKGHRYLTIVADLERPRVLFVNADRTEEWS
- a CDS encoding IS110 family transposase produces the protein MLLVGIDWADAEHVYCFMDDTGTTLASGTVAHTAEELERFMALIHARVPNPQEVAVALETSQGPLVGALLDQGFTIYAINPKAVDRHRERFRVAGAKSDLRDAWVLATLLRTDRALYRPLHPDSEIAQELRTLTRDRAELVRTKTMLSNQLTACLKAYFPEFLTLFPDPDRPVALAVLDAFPTRETLRMVSRKRLEAFLRRHHSPGNAAKADRIHAAMQTRGFQIAPVIVRTKARLARTFAQQARTLTAQLDAYDREIQRILQLHPDGELYRSLPGAGDCLAARMVGELGDNRDRYREAAVAQCEAGTAPVTRASGTARIVRVRRACIHPLRATLWQFAFCSLRRCPWAQIYYTRVRARGKKHAEAIRMLSNVWLRIIIAMRRDHRIYDEARFLNARAAHLSLAS
- a CDS encoding transposase — translated: MGDATQRRWTAEEKLQILDEARKTGQTVSEVCSRHQVVSTPG